Sequence from the Brevundimonas sp. SGAir0440 genome:
GAACGCTCGCACGAGATTCTAGCTGCGCTAGGGCTTGAAGTAGATCCAACTGCCCCTTTCGTCGACAAACGGTCCCCATCAGTATGAGGACGATCTCACCCTGTCCTACCTCTAAGTGACGTCGAGCCTCCTCCCGTGTCCAGCGTCCAATTTCCATCTCAATTCGCTCGGGCGGTACGCCGTGACGCACGACCTGCGCGTTGTCTCTGGTCTGCACGGCCGCCCATCCTCTCCGAGTCGCCTCGGCCACATAGGTGACGCGATAGGCCTGTCCAAACGCGGCATAGGCGTAAGCCTGAACCGCCAGCTGCTCGGCATCGAAGTATGTTTCCCAAGGTTCGCTCTCGTGCTGACACCAGATAGATCCGACACCCGCACGTTCTGCGGCGTTGACGGCAAAAAACATGGGAAGCGTGTTAGCGATCACAACGTTGGCGCCGAACTTGTCGTAGACATCGGCGAGTGCGGCTATCCTTTTCTCAAAGTTGCAGACATCTGTCCCAACATGTGGGCTCTCGAAAAAATGGACCGGAATGCCAGCATCCTCATAAGCCCCTCTCAATGGACCATCTGCGGGCGCAAGCACGACGACGTCAGCTTGGCCTGTCTGCTGCAGTCCTACTAAGAGGTCGAAGAGCGTATTGGGCGCGCCTTCGAAGTTCAGGTTGTGAGAGAAGGCGCATATCCGGATCGGGTCCTTCGAGTGCCCCGGCCGCCGCCGCGATGCCGGTTGGAAATGCTCGTTATCTAGGCTCAGATTCGGATTGTAGCTGGGATCGATGAAGTCACCGTAACGCCTGCGAAGGTTCACTACTTCTCGCGGATTGTCACGCTTTGCGCGCGATTTTCCCTCGAAATGAAAGAGCTCAGCTTCCGGACAGTAGATGCAGCGCCAGCCATTCTGTGTCAGTCGGTAGCCGTAGTCCACGTCGTTGTATGCGACGGCAAAGAGGTCCTCGTCAAAGCCACCATGTTTGTTGAACAAGGCGCGAGGCGTAAGCATGCAAGCGGCCGTGACAGCCGAGTACTCCCGCGCCGCCTTCACAAAACTTAGGTACCCCCAGTCATGGGGAGCAGCGCCTCTGAACGCATGACCAGCCAGTCCCTCATGATAGCCATGCACGATGCCGCCGTGCTGTAAGGTTCCATCAGCAAAATACAAACGCGCACCAACCGCACCCACGTCTTGCATGCGACCGTAGCCGACCATTTGGCTGAGCCAGCGTGGGGCGATCACCCGTGTATCGTTGTTCAAGAAGAGGACGAACTCAGTGTCTATATGTTGCACCGCCTCGTTCATCAGGGCCGCGTAGCTAAAGCCACCGGGCTGACGGGGAATGGTGATCACCCGGTGTCGCGACCGACGCGCAAGGGCATCAAGATAATCTAGTGTAGCTGCGTCGTCGCTTCCATTATCGACAATGAGCACTTCGTAGTTCGCATAGCTTGTCAGGGCGAGTGATTCTATACAGTCCTTGAGCAAACTGGCTTGATTGTAGGTCGGCACTACGATGGTTACATTCGGACCGCTGTCAGGAAAATCGATAGAAAACATTCCGATACGCGCGTCACGGGCCCACTGCGGATGCATGGCGCGACCCTCCACGCCACGCCGGTCAAGCGCTTGCTGGAGCGCCCGCAAGCCTGCATCGAAACTTTCGGGTTTGGCGTCTCCTGATTGAGCCGTAGACCCCACCGTAGCGCGCCAATGGTACAGCACGCGCGGTATGTGGCCGATATGGCGGGCTATCTCAGTAGCGCGAAGGGCAAAGTCATAGTCCTGCGCGCCATCAAAGGACGCCCTGACGCCGCCTAATTGTTCGAACAGCGAGCGCCGGACGCTCACGACGTGGCTCATGTACATAAAGGACATCAGCAGCGTCGGCGACCAATCCGGCTTGAACTGGGGCGCGAAGCGTCGCCCCTGATCATCGATCTTATCGTCGTCGCTGTAGACGAAATCTGCATCGGGTCGCTCCGCATAGTAGAGAGCGAGTTCAGCAAGTGCATCTGGTGTCAGCCGATCGTCATGATCAAGAAAGACGATAATCTCGCCTGTCGCCAACGCGGCGGCCGCATTTGTGGCTTCAGCTATGCCACTGTTCGATATCAATCTCCGGCACTTCACCTTGGGAGATGACGCTTCGATCTTAGAGAGAGCAGCTAGAGTGGCCGGCGCCGTACTACCATCATCGACGAGACATAACTCCCAACCATTGTATACTTGGGCTTCAACAGAGGAGAACATCTCCGCAAGGTGACAGGGCGGTGTATTGTATACTGGGGTGATGATGGAGATGGTGGGAAGGTCACTCCGTCTCTCCAACGCCTGACGCAGGTCGCGTTCCTGCGCACTGGTGAAGACGTTTGCCGCCAGCCAGGCGTCGTAGCCGTGAATTGACTTGAGATACGGTGCCAGATTGGGCGTTGCCGTTTTAGAAACGCGTTCCAGCTTTCCGGCACTATCCGAGTTTGGTAAGCAGTTCGATGAACGCGTTGGAGCCGTCGGCCAGAGGCCCATCGCCCTTAACCGCTTGCGCAGCACCCTTATCGGCCGTGGCAGGTTCCGCCTCGGCGCACGCAGTGCCAAGAGGTCGGTTGCCGGACCTGCGTTATTTATAGAACCGATGACATGCTTTAAGCTATTCATCTCGGATTTCGCGCTGCTGAGTTCTCGAGACAGCCGAGCTGCCTCCGACTCCAAATGGCTTACCCGCGCTAGGAGATTTTCTTCCGAACAGAACCGCGCTTCCGACATGCGTATTGTACTTCAAATCACCGGGAGGGGGGCGAGATCGCGAATGTCATACACGCTATATTACCCGCGTGTCGTTAGGGCTAGCAAGGTCCCGAGCTTCGCTGGAAGCCTGGCTTTATGCCAGAACATCTCCGGCATCTCGCGGGTGACCGGCACGCCCCTCCCTTTGCCCGAAAAGAACGAAATGCTCTAGGGGGCGCTCGACGAAAGTGAGATCCGCGTATATGGCGCGATACCAAGACGGATCAAACCGACGGCTTGGCTTCAGCCCCAGCGATTCTCCAACTTGGATATAGTGGGCGAGCAACGAGGTGTTGGCGATGTCCTCGGGGAGCTGTCGTTTGTAAAACGCGGG
This genomic interval carries:
- a CDS encoding glycosyltransferase, which gives rise to MSEARFCSEENLLARVSHLESEAARLSRELSSAKSEMNSLKHVIGSINNAGPATDLLALRAPRRNLPRPIRVLRKRLRAMGLWPTAPTRSSNCLPNSDSAGKLERVSKTATPNLAPYLKSIHGYDAWLAANVFTSAQERDLRQALERRSDLPTISIITPVYNTPPCHLAEMFSSVEAQVYNGWELCLVDDGSTAPATLAALSKIEASSPKVKCRRLISNSGIAEATNAAAALATGEIIVFLDHDDRLTPDALAELALYYAERPDADFVYSDDDKIDDQGRRFAPQFKPDWSPTLLMSFMYMSHVVSVRRSLFEQLGGVRASFDGAQDYDFALRATEIARHIGHIPRVLYHWRATVGSTAQSGDAKPESFDAGLRALQQALDRRGVEGRAMHPQWARDARIGMFSIDFPDSGPNVTIVVPTYNQASLLKDCIESLALTSYANYEVLIVDNGSDDAATLDYLDALARRSRHRVITIPRQPGGFSYAALMNEAVQHIDTEFVLFLNNDTRVIAPRWLSQMVGYGRMQDVGAVGARLYFADGTLQHGGIVHGYHEGLAGHAFRGAAPHDWGYLSFVKAAREYSAVTAACMLTPRALFNKHGGFDEDLFAVAYNDVDYGYRLTQNGWRCIYCPEAELFHFEGKSRAKRDNPREVVNLRRRYGDFIDPSYNPNLSLDNEHFQPASRRRPGHSKDPIRICAFSHNLNFEGAPNTLFDLLVGLQQTGQADVVVLAPADGPLRGAYEDAGIPVHFFESPHVGTDVCNFEKRIAALADVYDKFGANVVIANTLPMFFAVNAAERAGVGSIWCQHESEPWETYFDAEQLAVQAYAYAAFGQAYRVTYVAEATRRGWAAVQTRDNAQVVRHGVPPERIEMEIGRWTREEARRHLEVGQGEIVLILMGTVCRRKGQLDLLQALAQLESRASVLKVFVVGALAEAEYAALLNEHVRGLSAELASRIKITGTVTDMTVYYAAADICICTSRVESAPRVIVEAMAFSLPIITTPVFGIPEVVEADINAIFYEPGEAEELSRRIAELMDDPRRRHGMASHSRDVLESRPGYRDMLQHYAVLIREAAVSRSPRRLMASPYQVEGS